The Mycolicibacterium duvalii DNA window GACCGCATCGGCGTCGACAACGTGATGTGGTCGAGCGACTATCCGCACAACGAGAGCACGTTCGGTTACTCCGAGAAGTCTCTGGCCACCGTCGTCGAGGCGGTCGGTCCCGAGGCCGCCGTGAAAATCGTCAGCGCCAACGTGCAGAAGTTCCTCGGCATCTCATGACGACCTCGACCCGAGCCGGCGTCACCCAGATCGCCCGGACCGGCTACACGTGGCTGGACATCCCCGATGAGCCGGATTTCGCGCGGATGCGCCGGGAGGCCGGCGCTCGTCTGCGCGCCGCGATGGTCGAACAGGGCGTCGATGCCCTGGTGCTGCTGGGCAACGGCAACGTCATGTACGCCACCGGCATCAGCTGGCCGCTGGCCGACGCGGGCCTGTCCCATGTGGAGCGTCCGGTCGCGGTCGTGCTGGCCGACGACGAGCACCCACACCTGTTCCTGCCCTTCCGCGAAGGCGCGGCCATGGAGTCCGGGCTCCCCGACGATCACCTGCACGGGGCGGTCTACCTCGAGTTCGACGAAGGCGTGGCCGACTTCGCCCAGATCCTGGCTGGTCTGATTCGGGCCGGCGCGACCGTTGCGACCGACGAACTGACCGGGGCGATGCGGCGGGCCGGCAGCGCGCTGTTTCCCAGCGCGCCGGTGGATGCCGGTCCGGTGGTCGGTGCAGCCAAACTGGTCAAGACGATCGACCAGATCGCGTGCGTCCGGCGGGCCTGTCAGATCACCGAAGAGGCCGTCGCCGAGATCCAGCAGGCGCTCGCGCCGGGGGCGCGCCAGATCGACCTGTCCGCACAGTTTGTGCGCCGTGCCTTCGAACTGGGCGCCACCACCAACATGTTCGACTCGATCTGGCAGGCCATGCCGACGTCGAAGGCCGAGGGCACCTGGACCACCACCGGGGACCTGGCGCTGCCGTTGCTGACCACCGAGCGGGAACTTGCCCAGGGCGATGTGCTGTGGACTGACGTGTCGATCGCCTACCACGGATTTTGTTCCGACCACGGCCGCACCTGGATCGTCGGTCAGGATCCGACTCCGGCGCAGCAGAAGCAGTTCCAGAGGTGGGCCGAGATCGTCGATGCGGTGCTCGCGGTGACCAAGGCCGGCGCGACCTGCGGTGACCTCGGGCGCGCGGCGACCGTAGCCGCCGGTGGGCAGAAGCCGTGGCTGCCGCACTTCTACCTGGGCCACGGCATCGGCACCAGCGCGGCCGAAATGCCGATGATCGGAACCGATCTCGGCCAGGAGTGGGATGACAACTTCGTCTTCCCCGCCGGGATGCTGTTGGTGTTCGAGCCGACCGTCTGGGAGGACGGCACCGGAGGCTACCGCGGCGAGGAGATCGTGGTGGTCACCGAGGACGGCTGGATGCCGTTGACCGAGTATCCCTACGATCCGTACGAGGTGCCCCGTGGGAACTGAGATCGAGGCAGACGGCCGCGCACTGCGGGTGAGCCGCCGGGAGCGCGCACTGGCGCAGATGGAAGCCCACGACCTCGACATGCTCGTGCTGGGCCGGCAAGCCAACGTGCGCTATATCTCCGGAGCCCCTCAGCTGTGG harbors:
- a CDS encoding M24 family metallopeptidase, translating into MTTSTRAGVTQIARTGYTWLDIPDEPDFARMRREAGARLRAAMVEQGVDALVLLGNGNVMYATGISWPLADAGLSHVERPVAVVLADDEHPHLFLPFREGAAMESGLPDDHLHGAVYLEFDEGVADFAQILAGLIRAGATVATDELTGAMRRAGSALFPSAPVDAGPVVGAAKLVKTIDQIACVRRACQITEEAVAEIQQALAPGARQIDLSAQFVRRAFELGATTNMFDSIWQAMPTSKAEGTWTTTGDLALPLLTTERELAQGDVLWTDVSIAYHGFCSDHGRTWIVGQDPTPAQQKQFQRWAEIVDAVLAVTKAGATCGDLGRAATVAAGGQKPWLPHFYLGHGIGTSAAEMPMIGTDLGQEWDDNFVFPAGMLLVFEPTVWEDGTGGYRGEEIVVVTEDGWMPLTEYPYDPYEVPRGN